The following coding sequences are from one Plasmodium knowlesi strain H genome assembly, chromosome: 9 window:
- a CDS encoding endoplasmic reticulum-resident calcium binding protein, putative codes for MKRYVYNILVACLVFYVKEDVLVRSADMPMKYADMRALDDLTNLNDDQVKDILGLDIKGAKERIEKLFAVIDKNNDKVISEEELNAWSIYVKNEVFLKQVQVEMKQIDADKDGFISLPELNEAFSQNLDAKEVEKHAEGLLKRFQIVDKDKDNKLNINEVGLLIDPMKDEDLKELEINEILEHHDVNKDGRISVDEFKQTRTDDPHVKKDDDIALDDFNFFDTNKDGFIDKEEIVKVYFDPSNEAGSINIAEVKDSIFEGKPITYDLWNEKALKLAVTSLTDYGDILRYPEDFKLDIGKNVILPSTRSRAGMEDDLDQEDGSLGDKEDGAQDDSTQKGTTPDEL; via the coding sequence atgaagaggtaCGTGTATAACATCCTAGTGGCCTGTTTGGTGTTCTACGTGAAGGAAGATGTGCTCGTGAGAAGCGCGGATATGCCCATGAAGTACGCAGACATGCGAGCACTGGATGACTTAACCAATTTGAACGACGACCAAGTGAAGGATATCCTGGGGTTAGACATCAAAGGAGCCAAGGAAAGAATAGAAAAATTGTTTGCTGTTATAGATAAAAACAATGATAAGGTAATATCAGAAGAGGAGCTAAATGCATGGTCCATTTATGTAAAAAACGAGGTGTTCCTGAAACAGGTGCAGGTAGAAATGAAACAAATAGATGCAGATAAAGATGGGTTCATATCCTTACCCGAATTGAATGAAGCATTTTCACAAAACCTAGATGCCAAAGAAGTCGAAAAACATGCAGAAGGATTACTAAAGAGGTTCCAAATTGTGGACAAGGATAAAGACAATAAGTTAAATATAAACGAAGTAGGATTGTTAATTGATCCAATGAAGGATGAAGATTTGAAGGAGTTAGAAATTAATGAAATTTTGGAACACCATGATGTAAATAAGGATGGAAGAATATCAGTTGATGAATTTAAACAAACAAGAACAGATGATCCACATGTGAAGAAGGACGATGATATTGCTCTTGatgattttaattttttcgataCAAATAAAGATGGATTTATagacaaggaagaaattgttAAGGTATATTTTGACCCATCCAATGAAGCTGGATCTATTAACATAGCCGAAGTCAAGGATTCCATTTTCGAAGGAAAACCAATTACTTATGATTTATGGAATGAGAAGGCTCTCAAACTAGCAGTTACTTCGTTGACTGATTATGGAGATATTTTAAGATACCCTGAAGATTTTAAACTTGATATTGGTAAAAATGTTATTCTGCCCTCCACAAGAAGCAGAGCAGGGATGGAGGATGACTTAGATCAGGAAGATGGATCTTTAGGCGACAAGGAAGACGGTGCGCAGGATGACAGCACACAGAAGGGTACAACCCCGGATGAGTTATAA
- a CDS encoding pterin-4a-carbinolamine dehydratase, putative produces MTLLNKNRIKVLLPQWSYKTKQGCYDYIQRKVVFPSFSQASTFLRDMFHQNEKMNHHCKYTSDYTKVKIKMYTHTLKGVTEKDVAFANVVDSALNNYAYEVVNEKVA; encoded by the exons ATGACCCTTTTGAATAAAAATCGAATTAAAGTCCTCCTGCCTCAATGGAGTTACAAAACCAAGCAGGGATGCTATGACTACATACAGAGGAAGGTCGtattcccttccttctcgcAG GCGAGCACATTCCTGAGAGACATGTTTCACCAAAATGAGAAGATGAACCACCATTGCAAGTACACCAGCGACTACACCAAAGTTAAAATAAAGATGTACACTCACACGTTGAAAGGGGTAACAGAAAAGGATGTAGCCTTTGCAAACGTCGTGGATAGCGCCCTGAATAATTATGCTTATGAAGTGGTAAATGAAAAAGTCGCTTAA
- a CDS encoding Heat shock protein DnaJ-like protein has translation MKVVNVRKRKKITNMHSVILLVLSFFLSFGRGMDYYKRLGIKRNASKEDISKAYRKLAKEYHPDVAPDKEKDFIEIANAYETLSDPEKRKMYDMYGENYADGASPGGAGGGGPGGFGNGFHFDQDVVNEIFRQFAGGGGRGGGGGRAGNFHFKFTSSGGGPGGAGGGFPNFGHHFEDEYEDIYKNEVLKINSQNYDKVINDITYSLVINFYSPSCSHCKSFKKKFLKFSKKYDGYLTFSVVNCQEEKSICRKYNVKSLPHIILLKKNKTYETFYGNRTEENLISFIEENIPYVYTDITSQRKLDSFLVKNVDTPKVIFFISYNDDVVMLKALSIEFEKRIDIGVIHSSNNKMMQLFSRRNVRTPSILLVEDIDSLSGDLTFLKNFDFNILSLKLSHVVAQNRLKNNLYGHVTSYQELTKKKFESGQCQEKDSQICFLILKLLKKSYHKFDEDIKNVAGKFSKDPLKIMYVNVFEQPHILDSFGLVNECKHADCLFLVAFRPKRQKFRLHDGEVNVQSVNKFVEDVVSGGISINQAVKRGLRFVGASHYTDEL, from the coding sequence atgaaggtggTAAACgtgaggaagagaaaaaaaattaccaacaTGCATTCCGTAATTCTGTTAGtgttgtccttttttttgtctttcggAAGAGGAATGGATTATTACAAAAGACTGGGGATTAAAAGGAATGCGAGCAAGGAGGACATCTCAAAGGCATATAGGAAACTAGCCAAGGAGTATCATCCTGATGTGGCTccagataaagaaaaagatttTATAGAAATAGCTAATGCGTATGAGACATTATCAGATccagagaagagaaaaatgtatgatATGTATGGAGAGAATTACGCAGATGGGGCATCCCCAGGTGGagcaggaggaggaggaccAGGAGGTTTTGGAAATGGATTCCACTTCGATCAAGATGTTGTGAATGAAATATTTAGACAGTTcgcaggaggaggaggaagaggtggAGGAGGTGGCCGTGCAGGTAATTTCCACTTCAAGTTTACCTCCTCAGGTGGTGGACCAGGAGGAGCAGGAGGAGGTTTTCCCAATTTTGGTCACCACTTTGAGGATGAATATGAGGACATATACAAAAATGaggttttaaaaattaactcTCAAAACTATGATAAGGTAATAAACGACATCACATACTCCCTGgtaataaatttttattccccaTCGTGTTCCCACTGTaaatcttttaaaaagaagtttttaaaattttccaagAAATATGATGGGTACTTAACCTTTTCTGTAGTTAACTgtcaagaggaaaaaagcatTTGTCGAAAATACAACGTGAAATCTCTTCCTCACATtattttattgaaaaaaaataaaacatatgAAACATTTTATGGAAACAGAACGGAGGAAAATTTAATAAGCTTTATTGAAGAGAATATaccatatgtgtatacagaTATTACTAGCCAGAGAAAGTTGGATTCCTTTTTAGTGAAAAATGTAGATACACCCAAGGTGATATTCTTCATCTCATACAATGACGACGTAGTAATGTTGAAGGCACTCTCTATAGAATTTGAAAAGAGAATCGACATAGGGGTTATTCACAGTTccaataataaaatgatgcAACTTTTCAGCAGAAGAAATGTGAGGactccttccattttgcttGTCGAAGATATTGATAGCCTCTCCGGCGATTTAAcctttttgaaaaacttcGACTTCAATATTTTGTCGCTCAAGTTAAGTCACGTCGTGGCCCAAAATAGgctgaaaaataatttgtatgGACATGTGACTTCGTACCAAGAATtaacaaagaagaaatttgAATCGGGTCAATGTCAGGAGAAAGATTCACAGATTTGCTTTCTCATTTTGAAGTTGCTAAAGAAGAGTTACCACAAATTTGATGAGGATATCAAAAATGTAGCTGGAAAGTTTTCAAAAGACCCTCTTAAAATTATGTACGTTAATGTATTTGAGCAACCGCATATTTTGGACTCCTTCGGATTGGTCAATGAGTGCAAGCATGCAGACTGCCTCTTCCTCGTAGCCTTCAGGCCCAAGCGACAGAAGTTCCGTTTGCATGACGGCGAGGTCAATGTGCAAAGCGTGAACAAATTCGTGGAAGATGTGGTCAGCGGAGGCATCTCCATCAACCAAGCCGTGAAGCGCGGACTCCGCTTCGTCGGCGCATCGCACTACACAGACGAACTCTAA
- a CDS encoding tetratricopeptide repeat protein, putative, with amino-acid sequence MEDDFHVDEEYIKQLSEKYKNAEHPLFMDELPANIEENEDLHALYNLMIDDEDELSLAKNFKQVGNDYYQDGTKYFEDAIISYTKGIDILTKYWEDKNLEKRKAERGKLRNDSNSSPTEGTKSNAQNVSSQRISNGVSIENGESTAGEEAGKPAVKGDSTSSRKGTEITVLNGLHNEGGHRDDLRDNEIRGVLADLHCNRAIVHYKKKRYVKCLQDCRKAYAFNQTKFKSVYYSILCSYHLELYKDAHMYVNRFEDMTKSIDLKNHINLNEYEKMKEIIFKKYEDILERKKVYQNEKRKAEENEKNVANLVQDILHKRNIQMVENVYQQGNNVIPVLYVDTSMYIHFTVFLLYFERAIMETIIDFAENQSIMDHYDIVKKNKNNHLLFCYIEFPYDVFFMIHSSSYICDVLNRAKLFSPILSIHIIENEEANRQFRSGKTIKSIPL; translated from the coding sequence ATGGAGGACGACTTCCACGTGGACGAGGAATACATCAAGCAGCTGTCGGAGAAGTACAAAAACGCCGAACACCCCCTCTTCATGGATGAACTGCCTGCCAacattgaagaaaatgaagaccTGCATGCTCTCTACAATTTAATGATCGACGATGAAGACGAACTAAGTTTGGCCAAAAATTTTAAGCAAGTCGGAAATGATTACTACCAGGATGGAACCAAATATTTTGAAGATGCCATAATTAGCTATACCAAGGGCATAGATATACTGACCAAGTATTGGGAAGATAAGAATTTGGAGAAGCGCAAGGCAGAGAGGGGTAAACTGAGAAATGACAGTAACAGTTCTCCCACCGAGGGGACCAAAAGCAACGCGCAAAATGTCAGCTCCCAACGGATTAGCAATGGAGTCAGTATCGAAAATGGGGAGAGTACCGCCGGGGAGGAGGCAGGAAAACCTGCAGTTAAGGGTGACTCTACCTCTAGTAGGAAAGGCACGGAGATAACCGTACTAAATGGGTTACATAATGAAGGTGGCCATCGAGATGACCTCCGTGATAACGAAATAAGGGGCGTCCTGGCCGACCTCCACTGTAACCGAGCAATCGTCCACTACAAAAAGAAGCGCTACGTGAAATGCCTGCAGGACTGCCGAAAGGCATACGCCTTCAATCAGACAAAATTCAAGAGCGTGTACTATAGCATCCTGTGCTCTTACCACTTGGAACTGTACAAAGATGCCCACATGTACGTTAACCGTTTTGAAGACATGACCAAATCTATTGATCTCAAAAACCATATCAATTTGAATGAGTACGAAAAGatgaaagaaataattttcaaaaaatacgaagacattttagaaagaaaaaaagtataccaaaatgaaaaaagaaaagccgaagaaaacgaaaaaaatgttgctaACCTTGTCCAAGATATTTTACACAAAAGAAACATTCAGATGGTTGAAAATGTATACCAGCAGGGAAACAATGTCATCCCTGTGCTCTACGTAGATACTTCTATGTATATTCATTTTACTGTTTTCTTGCTCTACTTTGAAAGGGCAATCATGGAAACGATAATCGACTTTGCAGAAAATCAATCCATCATGGACCACTACGATATTgtaaagaagaacaaaaacaaccatctccttttttgttatatcGAATTTCCTTATGATGTCTTTTTCATGATTCACAGCAGCTCCTACATTTGTGACGTACTCAACAGGGCcaaattattttcccccattCTGTCCATACACATTATCGAGAATGAGGAAGCCAACCGACAATTCAGGAGTGGCAAAACGATCAAGTCCATTCCGCTGTGA
- a CDS encoding D-tyrosyl-tRNA(Tyr) deacylase, putative, whose protein sequence is MRVIIQRVKNAALSVIKEESKETEKQLELFSEIKNGIICFVGIHKNDTWKDAMYIIRKCLNLRLWSDGNKSWDKSVKDLNYEILFVSQFTLFANTKKGNKPDFHLAKEPKEALAMYNKMVEQFAKDYNHEKIKTGKFGCYMNIQVTNDGPVTIFIDSHDVNLDN, encoded by the coding sequence ATGCGAGTTATCATTCAGCGTGTTAAAAATGCCGCTCTCAGTGTAATTAAAGAAGAGAGCAAGGAAACGGAAAAGCAGTTAGAACTATTtagcgaaataaaaaatggaataatctGCTTCGTAGGAATACACAAAAATGATACTTGGAAGGATGCCATGTACATCATTCGGAAGTGTCTGAATCTGCGACTCTGGTCAGATGGTAACAAAAGTTGGGATAAAAGTGTGAAAGATTTAAATTATGAAATTCTCTTTGTTTCTCAATTTACTCTTTTTGCTAAtacgaaaaagggaaacaagCCAGACTTCCATCTAGCCAAAGAACCGAAAGAAGCCCTAGCTATGTACAACAAAATGGTTGAGCAATTTGCTAAGGACTACAatcatgaaaaaataaaaactggAAAATTTGGATGCTACATGAATATACAAGTTACCAATGATGGACCTGTTACTATTTTTATTGATAGCCACGACGTCAATTTGGATAACTGA
- a CDS encoding succinyl-CoA synthetase alpha subunit, putative, with amino-acid sequence MKSGAIRNWSFSLKGRNFSATSKVFVDKNTTVICQGITGKQGTFHTTEAMKYGTKMVGGVNPRKKGTMWESLDKKYTLPVFGSTMEAKEKTNCYASVIYVPPEHAKNAIIEAVEAEIPLVVCITEGICQHDMVEVKHCLKMSKKTKLIGPNCPGVIKPGECKIGIMPSHIHKKGCVGIVSRSGTLTYEGVNQTTKVGLGQSTCIGIGGDPFHGTNFIDCIKLFLEDDETKCILLIGEIGGDAEEQVAEWLIQNNVDDGKKKKKPVFAFVAGKCAPPGKRMGHAGALISGGKGTADEKIKALEAAGVHTIMNPALMGQEIYSIMKDLV; translated from the exons atgaagagcGGAGCGATTAGAAATTGGAGTTTCTCCCTGAAG GGAAGGAACTTCTCCGCCACAAGTAAAGTCTTCGTTGACAAGAACACCACGGTGATATGCCAGGGGATCACGGGGAAGCAG GGAACCTTCCACACCACGGAGGCAATGAAATATGGGACGAAAATGGTGGGGGGTGTGAACCCCAGGAAAAAGGGCACCATGTGGGAAAGCCTAGACAAAAAATACACTCTCCCCGTTTTCGGATCGACCATGGAAGCAAAGGAGAAGACCAACTGTTACGCCTCCGTCATTTATGTTCCGCCAGAGCATGCAAAGAATGCCATCATCGAAGCAGTCGAAGCAGAAATCCCATTAGTAGTCTGCATAACTGAAGGCATATGTCAACACGATATGGTCGAAGTAAAGCATTGCCTGAAGATGtcaaaaaaaactaaattaATTGGTCCTAACTGTCCAGGAGTAATAAAACCGGGAGAATGCAAAATAGGGATTATGCCATCTCACATTCATAAAAAAGGGTGCGTTGGAATTGTAAGTAGGAGTGGAACATTGACTTACGAAGGAGTAAATCAAACCACCAAAGTTGGGTTGGGACAATCCACATGCATAGGCATTGGTGGGGACCCTTTCCATGGAACCAACTTTATTGACTGCATTAAACTATTTTTGGAAGATGATGAAACCAAGTGTATTTTACTCATTGGAGAAATTGGTGGGGATGCAGAAGAGCAGGTCGCTGAGTGGTTGATACAAAATAATGTCGatgatggaaagaaaaaaaaaaaacctgtTTTCGCTTTCGTAGCAGGGAAATGTGCCCCCCCAGGAAAGAGGATGGGCCATGCAGGTGCACTAATTAGTGGTGGCAAAGGCACAGCCGATGAAAAAATCAAGGCTTTGGAAGCAGCAGGTGTACATACAATTATGAACCCAGCTTTAATGGGACAGGAGATTTACTCCATCATGAAGGACCTCGTGTAG
- a CDS encoding casein kinase 2, alpha subunit, putative, with the protein MSSSSISKRIYIPKYYADVNIHKPKEYYDYDNLELQWNKPNRYEIMKKIGRGKYSEVFNGYDTEYNRPCAIKVLKPVKKKKIKREIKILQNLHGGPNIIKLLDIVKDPVTKTPSLIFEYINNIDFKTLYPKFTDKDIRYYIYQILKALDYCHSQGIMHRDVKPHNIMIDHENKQIRLIDWGLAEFYHPGQEYNVRVASRYYKGPELLIDLQLYDYSLDIWSLGCMLAGMIFKKEPFFCGHDNYDQLVKIAKVLGTDDLHAYLKKYNIKLKPHYLNILGEYERKPWSHFLTQSNIDIAKDEVIDLIDKMLIYDHAKRIAPKEAMEHPYFSEVREES; encoded by the coding sequence ATGTCTTCGAGCTCCATCAGCAAAAGGATTTACATTCCCAAGTACTACGCTGATGTGAATATTCATAAGCCGAAAGAATATTATGATTACGACAATTTGGAGCTACAATGGAATAAGCCAAATCGGTACGAAATTATGAAGAAGATTGGGAGGGGAAAATACAGCGAAGTGTTTAATGGGTATGACACGGAGTACAACAGACCTTGTGCAATAAAAGTATTAAAaccagtgaagaaaaaaaaaataaagagagaaataaaaatcttGCAAAACTTACATGGAGGACCAAACATTATCAAGCTGTTAGACATAGTCAAAGATCCAGTTACAAAAACTCCTTCACTCATTTTTGAATATATTAATAACATCGATTTTAAAACGTTATATCCAAAATTTACGGACAAAGATATACGCTATTATATTTACCAAATTCTTAAGGCTTTAGATTATTGCCATAGCCAGGGCATTATGCATAGGGATGTGAAGCCACACAACATTATGATTGATCATGAGAACAAGCAAATTCGACTAATAGATTGGGGTTTAGCTGAGTTTTACCACCCTGGACAAGAATACAATGTAAGAGTTGCAAGCAGGTATTACAAAGGACCAGAACTTCTCATCGACTTGCAGCTCTACGATTACTCTCTAGACATTTGGAGTTTAGGGTGTATGCTTGCTGGAATGATATTTAAGaaggaaccttttttttgtggacaTGATAATTATGATCAGCTTGTCAAAATTGCTAAAGTCTTAGGCACTGATGATCTTCATGcctacttaaaaaaatacaacattAAGTTGAAGCCCCATTATTTAAATATACTGGGTGAGTATGAGAGGAAACCATGGTCCCATTTCCTCACTCAATCCAACATCGACATCGCCAAGGATGAAGTCATTGACCTTATTGATAAGATGCTAATTTACGACCACGCGAAGAGGATTGCCCCGAAGGAAGCCATGGAGCATCCCTACTTTAGCGAGGTTCGTGAGGAGTCGTGA